The following are from one region of the Bactrocera oleae isolate idBacOlea1 chromosome 6, idBacOlea1, whole genome shotgun sequence genome:
- the mfr gene encoding otoferlin isoform X2: MLPMAQNDCFLSMSQDYLICTTIHKARQLGVFTGETFVRITLDKAHRTTKPYARSENPYYNEYFVFEIRCTLTELLRLTVLYEVRKRNACKKTMSHGELLIDLQSVWNQPNRCFFKKWGRLEASIADVSNNTPGACKGYLQIDLAIVTQNSDPNTVLRPHEDMLELNRWQINQDYDNIERNMLQNADNTMQCNIRYNVTLYKAVLTKKSDYLIQVSFAGNHGKTNVCKATTQPEWNYSVCFSWTYPSLSQTFVVQILSHEHLQWKTVADYEIHFDEIAFKDKPALGPTYVHFYDISNPLHYLGRLLVEVDSECLPAGPARDLLTKPVAPLDEKRWWQEETFLVEFLPLQGDFLHGNFSNCKITMKLAENSSNYVECFLKSYPGKHNNSGTSLKYFRQEAPYKAVYLKITMPDNRYKFDSDYYMQEILDLIEFELATFKLFQIKYTNQFVLQAKCFKAIIMNLQSKLKEGVEDKRLEYTGFKETTLWDTNRLVYVNSFFEKFPEKLRSMRHKLKTAPTVLIEPTIAEVVDQMVLHSNELKSLLATTRLQDEWPTLLIMLSVSGRNDIAVCRLNAKYFLNAPRDKLASPNSLCWRTRNFIFKDIQCQHSCINCGCNVGVIQGSLGIVVDSERTEYLASITNDWKQTELYYWSPIVHYTVYKCRIFIHQAKIRPGSDSSGLCDGYLRVIFASQWAQTSTEESTLSPIWNCVICFDVVVFPGSLQWYIKNPPLVAVELYDRDRLTANDYVGCGTVPVSVISLKEADDSAREEPESRLKPNKMVKTRTAMQKYNKLKVISPPPLTWVPIAQRGSVRAEVLMSAELVETTEEIGKMEMPDPTITMNIPTSIKPIMKNYVLEVVFIGFRNYTKTTFGGRHRIKVMMGDLLLTSGLSSTRLKNSINFLVIFASGVVSLPEQLEYWPAIIATDVSVSSKGAETTLGAVLIPDSKRFLQVDKSMKCIPATPGEEGTTMLQIGELEESETQPLLYREKPTLFQRTLGVFKTSKDPAKLPPIDNIDLMQVIDEAQYSWWTKYYNSIYTYQQTGDLSHLYKHSLVIYPNELERQADLGYLHDWAEPVKLVHGVKYKKNSMPKEETYATLKLNIKLVPCKCGTNDGGDGIMLRPLAAALNPRYQAELHTLTDLTKIIVRVYVIQGVQLRPHDKNSKSDAYVRLHLGGKTVANRAHYVPNESNPVFGKCFQLDAVLPRDNMLEVSVFDRNLFTDDYIGSTYIDLEDRWRTKHRAAVGISKEYSKNGYNKWRNIATPFEILSELCSQRDLPPPKFLEQRIEVDGLKFKDETRLALDEELQERLSLTALHHLDQLPSFGYKLVPEHVETRTLYRRDCPGIEQGKIQLWIELYEGNLNIPPPIDITPHPPQTYELRVVVYGCADITLDERNIFGKKMSDIGVKGWCADKEQSQATDIHYRSFNGEATFNWRMLFPIKYSANEDMMVIKVKSGVLNEYEVKHPPILYLQVWDNDFITKNEFLGMLELNLSNFPEPCTNRRFCTLTNEFGGIKLPEPLARLHAIAHRRRPPVNLFAKKRVRGWFPLHGQIDQMSKDKRLKEQMRSQTGKIEIELEILTEAEAAANPVGVGRNPPNALANPSRPDTSFNPFTNPLKALQKILLPVIIKALIILGVSAIVILILVQFFSNLPYKLLGLR, encoded by the exons ATGTTACCGATGGCGCAAAATGATTGCTTTTTAAGTATGAGTCAAGATTATCTTATCTGTACGACCATACACAAAGCGCGACAGTTGGGAGTTTTTACAGGCGAGACCTTCGTACGCATTACGCTCGACAAAGCGCATAGGACAACCAAGCCTTACGCGCGCTCCGAAAACCCCTATTACAATGAg TATTTCGTCTTTGAAATTCGTTGCACGCTTACCGAACTTTTGCGTTTAACGGTGCTATACGAAGTGCGTAAGAGAAATGCCTGTAAAAAAACCATGTCACATGGTGAATTACTAATAGATCTGCAGAGCGTTTGGAATCAACCGAATCGTTGTTTCTTCAAAAAGTGGGGTCGTCTAGAAGCCTCCATTGCCGATGTATCCAATAATACACCGGGTGCGTGTAAAGGTTATCTGCAGATCGATTTGGCGATCGTAACACAGAACTCTGATCCCAATACTGTGCTGAGGCCGCACGAGGATATGTTGGAGTTGAATCGTTGGCAAATTAATCAGGACTATGATAATATCGAGCG CAATATGCTACAAAATGCGGACAATACCATGCAGTGCAATATCCGTTATAATGTCACACTATATAAGGCAGTGCTGACCAAGAAGAGTGACTATCTCATACAAGTATCCTTTGCTGGCAACCAT GGCAAGACAAATGTTTGCAAGGCCACTACTCAACCGGAGTGGAACTACTCGGTGTGCTTCTCATGGACCTATCCATCCCTATCACAAACCTTTGTCGTACAAATCCTCTCACACGAACATCTACAATGGAAGACAGTCGCTGATTATGAGATACATTTCGATGAGATTGCTTTTAAAG ATAAGCCAGCCTTGGGTCCCACTTATGTACACTTTTATGATATATCAAATCCATTGCATTATCTGGGTCGTCTTTTGGTAGAAGTCGATTCGGAGTGTTTACCAGCCGGACCCGCTCGTGATCTGCTGACAAAGCCTGTTGCTCCGCTAGACGAGAAACGTTGGTGGCAAGAAGAGACATTTCTAGTAGAATTTCTACCATTACAGGGTGACTTTCTGCACGGCAATTTCAGTAACTGTAAAATTACTATGAAACTGGCAG AAAATTCCTCTAACTACGTGGAGTGTTTTCTGAAAAGTTATCCTGGTAAACATAACAATAGTGGCactagtttaaaatattttcgccAGGAAGCTCCATACAAAGCAGTCTATCTCAAAATCACAATGCCCGACAATCGCTACAAGTTCGATAGCGATTATTATATGCAAGAAATTTTGGACTTAATA GAATTTGAGCTCGCCACATTTAaactatttcaaattaaatacacCAATCAGTTTGTGTTGCAAGCCAAATGTTTCAAGGCCATTATAATGAATTTACAGAGTAAGCTGAAGGAAGGTGTCGAGGATAAGCGATTAGAATACACAGGTTTCAAAGAGACAACCCTGTGGGATACTAATCGATTGGTCTATGTTAATTCCTTTTTC GAAAAGTTCCCTGAAAAGCTACGTTCAATGCGTCACAAGCTCAAGACGGCACCTACTGTTCTCATCGAGCCCACCATCGCTGAAGTCGTGGATCAAATGGTTTTACATTCCAATGAGCTCAAGAGTCTGTTGGCCACTACACGTCTGCAGGATGAATGGCCCACGCTTTTGATTATGCTCAGTGTATCGGGAAGGAATGATATTGCGGTGTGTCGTTTGAATGCCAAATACTTTTTGAATGCGCCTCGAGATAAGTTAGCCAGTCCAAATAGTTTGTGCTGGCGGACgagaaatttcatttttaag GACATACAATGTCAGCATAGTTGCATCAACTGTGGCTGTAATGTGGGCGTTATACAAGGCTCTCTTGGCATTGTGGTGGATAGTGAACGTACAGAATACCTGGCCTCCATCACTAATGATTGGAAACAGACCGAATTGTACTATTGGTCTCCGATAGTACACTATACAGTTTATAAATGTCGCATTTTCATACATCAAGCCAAGATACGTCCGGGCAGTGACTCAAGTGGACTCTGTGACGGCTATCTACGCGTTATATTCGCTTCACAGTGGGCACAAACATCAACTGAAGAGTCCACGCTCTCACCAATATGGAATTGTGTGATATGCtttgatgttgttgtatttCCTGGCAGTTTGCAGTGGTATATAAAGAATCCACCACTTGTAGCTGTGGAGTTGTACGATCGTGATCGTTTAACAGCTAACGATTACGTGGGTTGTGGCACTGTGCCAGTATCAGTGATTAGTTTGAAAGAGGCTGACGATAGTGCACGTGAAGAACCTGAGAGTAGACTCAAACCAAATAAAATGGTGAAGACGCGTACTGCAATGCAGAAATATAACAAGTTGAAAGTTATTTCGCCGCCGCCACTCACTTGGGTGCCAATTGCTCAGCGCGGCAGTGTAAGAGCCGAGGTGCTGATGTCTGCGGAGCTTGTTGAGACAACCGAAGAAATCGGTAAAATGGAAATGCCAGATCCGACCATAACTATGAATATACCAACGAGTATAAAACCAATTATGAAGAACTATGT tttggaAGTGGTCTTCATTGGGTTTAGAAATTACACTAAAACCACTTTTGGCGGCCGACATCGTATCAAGGTTATGATGGGTGATCTTTTGCTTACAAGTGGCTTGTCTTCGACGCGCTTGAAGAATAGCATAAACTTCTTGGTCATATTCGCATCTGGAGTTGTC AGTCTTCCTGAGCAACTAGAATACTGGCCCGCCATTATAGCCACCGACGTGTCGGTTTCATCAAAAGGCGCTGAAACCACATTAGGCGCAGTTTTGATACCCGATTCAAAACGTTTCCTACAGGTAGACAAATCCATGAAATGTATACCGGCAACGCCAGGAGAAGAGGGTACCACAATGTTACAGATTGGTGAGTTGGAGGAAAGCGAAACTCAGCCATTACTATATAGAGAGAAACCGACTTTATTCCAACGTACTTTGGGCGTGTTCAAGACATCCAAAGATCCCGCAAAACTGCCGCCGATAGATAACATTGATTTAATGCAAGTAATAGATGAGGCGCAGTACAGCTGGTGGACAAAATATTATAACTCCATATACACATATCAA CAAACTGGTGATCTCTCGCATTTGTATAAACATAGCCTGGTAATCTATCCGAACGAGTTGGAGCGTCAAGCCGATCTCGGTTATTTGCATGACTGGGCCGAACCGGTAAAACTGGTGCATGGCGTAAAGTACAAAAAGAACTCCATGCCGAAAGAGGAAACCTATGCAACgctaaaattaaatatcaaacTTGTGCCTTGCAAATGTGGTACGAACGATGGTGGCGACGGCATTATGTTGCGGCCGCTCGCGGCGGCACTAAATCCACGCTATCAAGCCGAGCTACATACGCTGACCGATCTCACAAAGATCATTGTACGCGTTTATGTGATACAGGGTGTGCAATTAAGGCCACATGATAAAAATTCCAAATCGGATGCATATGTGAGGTTGCACTTAGGCGGCAAGACGGTGGCCAATCGTGCACATTACGTGCCCAATGAGAGTAATCCGGTATTTGGAAAGTGTTTTCAATTGGACGCGGTGCTACCGAG agaCAATATGCTGGAGGTTTCTGTATTCGATCGCAATTTATTTACCGATGATTATATTGGTTCCACTTATATCGATTTGGAGGACCGCTGGCGTACAAAGCATCGCGCCGCCGTTGGCATTTCAAAGGAATATTCAAA AAATGGCTACAACAAATGGCGTAATATTGCCACTCCTTTCGAAATCCTCTCAGAGCTTTGTTCCCAGCGCGATTTACCGCCGCCGAAATTCCTCGAACAACGCATTGAAGTGGATGGCTTGAAGTTTAAGGACGAAACGAGACTTGCGTTGG ACGAGGAGTTACAGGAGCGTCTAAGCCTAACTGCTCTACATCATTTAGATCAGCTACCTTCCTTCGGCTACAAATTGGTACCAGAGCATGTAGAAACACGAACATTGTATCGACGCGATTGCCCAGGTATAGAGCAG GGTAAAATTCAACTATGGATTGAGCTATACGAGGGCAACTTAAATATACCACCACCGATTGATATCACACCGCATCCACCACAAACTTACGAATTACGCGTTGTCGTCTACGGTTGCGCTGACATAACGCTGGATGAGCgtaatatttttggcaaaaagatGAGCGATATCGGCGTGAAGGG TTGGTGCGCAGATAAGGAACAATCGCAGGCCACCGATATCCATTACCGTTCGTTCAACGGAGAGGCCACTTTTAATTGGCGCATGCTCTTCCCCATCAAGTACTCCGCCAATGAGGATATG ATGGTGATCAAAGTCAAAAGTGGCGTACTCAACGAATATGAAGTTAAGCATCCGCCCATTTTATACCTTCAAGTGTGGGACAATGATTTCATAACTAAGAATGAATTTCTCGGTATGCTCGAATTAAATTTGTCGAACTTTCCCGAACCCTGCACGAATCGTCGCTTCTGCACATTGACCAATGAATTTGGCGGTATTAAATTACCCGAACCACTGGCGCGTTTACATGCCATAGCACATCGTCGCCGTCCGCCGGTCAATTTGTTTGCGAAGAAACGCGTACGGGGCTGGTTTCCATTGCATGGACAAATCGATCAAATGTCCAAGGATAAGCGACTCAAGGAACAGATGCGATCGCAAACG gGTAAAATCGAAATCGAATTGGAAATTCTTACCGAGGCGGAAGCGGCTGCGAACCCTGTTGGTGTGGGTCGTAATCCCCCAAATGCTTTAGCAAATCCCTC GCGTCCCGACACCTCTTTCAATCCATTCACAAATCCTTTGAAAGCCCTCCAGAAAATTTTGCTCCCCGTGATTATTAAAGCTCTCATCATACTTGGCGTAAGCGCCATTGTGATTCTGATTCTTGTGCAATTCTTCTCAAATTTGCCCTATAAATTATTGGGTTTGCGTTGA
- the mfr gene encoding otoferlin isoform X1, translating to MLPMAQNDCFLSMSQDYLICTTIHKARQLGVFTGETFVRITLDKAHRTTKPYARSENPYYNEYFVFEIRCTLTELLRLTVLYEVRKRNACKKTMSHGELLIDLQSVWNQPNRCFFKKWGRLEASIADVSNNTPGACKGYLQIDLAIVTQNSDPNTVLRPHEDMLELNRWQINQDYDNIERNMLQNADNTMQCNIRYNVTLYKAVLTKKSDYLIQFRFHPFKGKTNVCKATTQPEWNYSVCFSWTYPSLSQTFVVQILSHEHLQWKTVADYEIHFDEIAFKDKPALGPTYVHFYDISNPLHYLGRLLVEVDSECLPAGPARDLLTKPVAPLDEKRWWQEETFLVEFLPLQGDFLHGNFSNCKITMKLAENSSNYVECFLKSYPGKHNNSGTSLKYFRQEAPYKAVYLKITMPDNRYKFDSDYYMQEILDLIEFELATFKLFQIKYTNQFVLQAKCFKAIIMNLQSKLKEGVEDKRLEYTGFKETTLWDTNRLVYVNSFFEKFPEKLRSMRHKLKTAPTVLIEPTIAEVVDQMVLHSNELKSLLATTRLQDEWPTLLIMLSVSGRNDIAVCRLNAKYFLNAPRDKLASPNSLCWRTRNFIFKDIQCQHSCINCGCNVGVIQGSLGIVVDSERTEYLASITNDWKQTELYYWSPIVHYTVYKCRIFIHQAKIRPGSDSSGLCDGYLRVIFASQWAQTSTEESTLSPIWNCVICFDVVVFPGSLQWYIKNPPLVAVELYDRDRLTANDYVGCGTVPVSVISLKEADDSAREEPESRLKPNKMVKTRTAMQKYNKLKVISPPPLTWVPIAQRGSVRAEVLMSAELVETTEEIGKMEMPDPTITMNIPTSIKPIMKNYVLEVVFIGFRNYTKTTFGGRHRIKVMMGDLLLTSGLSSTRLKNSINFLVIFASGVVSLPEQLEYWPAIIATDVSVSSKGAETTLGAVLIPDSKRFLQVDKSMKCIPATPGEEGTTMLQIGELEESETQPLLYREKPTLFQRTLGVFKTSKDPAKLPPIDNIDLMQVIDEAQYSWWTKYYNSIYTYQQTGDLSHLYKHSLVIYPNELERQADLGYLHDWAEPVKLVHGVKYKKNSMPKEETYATLKLNIKLVPCKCGTNDGGDGIMLRPLAAALNPRYQAELHTLTDLTKIIVRVYVIQGVQLRPHDKNSKSDAYVRLHLGGKTVANRAHYVPNESNPVFGKCFQLDAVLPRDNMLEVSVFDRNLFTDDYIGSTYIDLEDRWRTKHRAAVGISKEYSKNGYNKWRNIATPFEILSELCSQRDLPPPKFLEQRIEVDGLKFKDETRLALDEELQERLSLTALHHLDQLPSFGYKLVPEHVETRTLYRRDCPGIEQGKIQLWIELYEGNLNIPPPIDITPHPPQTYELRVVVYGCADITLDERNIFGKKMSDIGVKGWCADKEQSQATDIHYRSFNGEATFNWRMLFPIKYSANEDMMVIKVKSGVLNEYEVKHPPILYLQVWDNDFITKNEFLGMLELNLSNFPEPCTNRRFCTLTNEFGGIKLPEPLARLHAIAHRRRPPVNLFAKKRVRGWFPLHGQIDQMSKDKRLKEQMRSQTGKIEIELEILTEAEAAANPVGVGRNPPNALANPSRPDTSFNPFTNPLKALQKILLPVIIKALIILGVSAIVILILVQFFSNLPYKLLGLR from the exons ATGTTACCGATGGCGCAAAATGATTGCTTTTTAAGTATGAGTCAAGATTATCTTATCTGTACGACCATACACAAAGCGCGACAGTTGGGAGTTTTTACAGGCGAGACCTTCGTACGCATTACGCTCGACAAAGCGCATAGGACAACCAAGCCTTACGCGCGCTCCGAAAACCCCTATTACAATGAg TATTTCGTCTTTGAAATTCGTTGCACGCTTACCGAACTTTTGCGTTTAACGGTGCTATACGAAGTGCGTAAGAGAAATGCCTGTAAAAAAACCATGTCACATGGTGAATTACTAATAGATCTGCAGAGCGTTTGGAATCAACCGAATCGTTGTTTCTTCAAAAAGTGGGGTCGTCTAGAAGCCTCCATTGCCGATGTATCCAATAATACACCGGGTGCGTGTAAAGGTTATCTGCAGATCGATTTGGCGATCGTAACACAGAACTCTGATCCCAATACTGTGCTGAGGCCGCACGAGGATATGTTGGAGTTGAATCGTTGGCAAATTAATCAGGACTATGATAATATCGAGCG CAATATGCTACAAAATGCGGACAATACCATGCAGTGCAATATCCGTTATAATGTCACACTATATAAGGCAGTGCTGACCAAGAAGAGTGACTATCTCATACAA TTTAGATTCCATCCTTTCAAGGGCAAGACAAATGTTTGCAAGGCCACTACTCAACCGGAGTGGAACTACTCGGTGTGCTTCTCATGGACCTATCCATCCCTATCACAAACCTTTGTCGTACAAATCCTCTCACACGAACATCTACAATGGAAGACAGTCGCTGATTATGAGATACATTTCGATGAGATTGCTTTTAAAG ATAAGCCAGCCTTGGGTCCCACTTATGTACACTTTTATGATATATCAAATCCATTGCATTATCTGGGTCGTCTTTTGGTAGAAGTCGATTCGGAGTGTTTACCAGCCGGACCCGCTCGTGATCTGCTGACAAAGCCTGTTGCTCCGCTAGACGAGAAACGTTGGTGGCAAGAAGAGACATTTCTAGTAGAATTTCTACCATTACAGGGTGACTTTCTGCACGGCAATTTCAGTAACTGTAAAATTACTATGAAACTGGCAG AAAATTCCTCTAACTACGTGGAGTGTTTTCTGAAAAGTTATCCTGGTAAACATAACAATAGTGGCactagtttaaaatattttcgccAGGAAGCTCCATACAAAGCAGTCTATCTCAAAATCACAATGCCCGACAATCGCTACAAGTTCGATAGCGATTATTATATGCAAGAAATTTTGGACTTAATA GAATTTGAGCTCGCCACATTTAaactatttcaaattaaatacacCAATCAGTTTGTGTTGCAAGCCAAATGTTTCAAGGCCATTATAATGAATTTACAGAGTAAGCTGAAGGAAGGTGTCGAGGATAAGCGATTAGAATACACAGGTTTCAAAGAGACAACCCTGTGGGATACTAATCGATTGGTCTATGTTAATTCCTTTTTC GAAAAGTTCCCTGAAAAGCTACGTTCAATGCGTCACAAGCTCAAGACGGCACCTACTGTTCTCATCGAGCCCACCATCGCTGAAGTCGTGGATCAAATGGTTTTACATTCCAATGAGCTCAAGAGTCTGTTGGCCACTACACGTCTGCAGGATGAATGGCCCACGCTTTTGATTATGCTCAGTGTATCGGGAAGGAATGATATTGCGGTGTGTCGTTTGAATGCCAAATACTTTTTGAATGCGCCTCGAGATAAGTTAGCCAGTCCAAATAGTTTGTGCTGGCGGACgagaaatttcatttttaag GACATACAATGTCAGCATAGTTGCATCAACTGTGGCTGTAATGTGGGCGTTATACAAGGCTCTCTTGGCATTGTGGTGGATAGTGAACGTACAGAATACCTGGCCTCCATCACTAATGATTGGAAACAGACCGAATTGTACTATTGGTCTCCGATAGTACACTATACAGTTTATAAATGTCGCATTTTCATACATCAAGCCAAGATACGTCCGGGCAGTGACTCAAGTGGACTCTGTGACGGCTATCTACGCGTTATATTCGCTTCACAGTGGGCACAAACATCAACTGAAGAGTCCACGCTCTCACCAATATGGAATTGTGTGATATGCtttgatgttgttgtatttCCTGGCAGTTTGCAGTGGTATATAAAGAATCCACCACTTGTAGCTGTGGAGTTGTACGATCGTGATCGTTTAACAGCTAACGATTACGTGGGTTGTGGCACTGTGCCAGTATCAGTGATTAGTTTGAAAGAGGCTGACGATAGTGCACGTGAAGAACCTGAGAGTAGACTCAAACCAAATAAAATGGTGAAGACGCGTACTGCAATGCAGAAATATAACAAGTTGAAAGTTATTTCGCCGCCGCCACTCACTTGGGTGCCAATTGCTCAGCGCGGCAGTGTAAGAGCCGAGGTGCTGATGTCTGCGGAGCTTGTTGAGACAACCGAAGAAATCGGTAAAATGGAAATGCCAGATCCGACCATAACTATGAATATACCAACGAGTATAAAACCAATTATGAAGAACTATGT tttggaAGTGGTCTTCATTGGGTTTAGAAATTACACTAAAACCACTTTTGGCGGCCGACATCGTATCAAGGTTATGATGGGTGATCTTTTGCTTACAAGTGGCTTGTCTTCGACGCGCTTGAAGAATAGCATAAACTTCTTGGTCATATTCGCATCTGGAGTTGTC AGTCTTCCTGAGCAACTAGAATACTGGCCCGCCATTATAGCCACCGACGTGTCGGTTTCATCAAAAGGCGCTGAAACCACATTAGGCGCAGTTTTGATACCCGATTCAAAACGTTTCCTACAGGTAGACAAATCCATGAAATGTATACCGGCAACGCCAGGAGAAGAGGGTACCACAATGTTACAGATTGGTGAGTTGGAGGAAAGCGAAACTCAGCCATTACTATATAGAGAGAAACCGACTTTATTCCAACGTACTTTGGGCGTGTTCAAGACATCCAAAGATCCCGCAAAACTGCCGCCGATAGATAACATTGATTTAATGCAAGTAATAGATGAGGCGCAGTACAGCTGGTGGACAAAATATTATAACTCCATATACACATATCAA CAAACTGGTGATCTCTCGCATTTGTATAAACATAGCCTGGTAATCTATCCGAACGAGTTGGAGCGTCAAGCCGATCTCGGTTATTTGCATGACTGGGCCGAACCGGTAAAACTGGTGCATGGCGTAAAGTACAAAAAGAACTCCATGCCGAAAGAGGAAACCTATGCAACgctaaaattaaatatcaaacTTGTGCCTTGCAAATGTGGTACGAACGATGGTGGCGACGGCATTATGTTGCGGCCGCTCGCGGCGGCACTAAATCCACGCTATCAAGCCGAGCTACATACGCTGACCGATCTCACAAAGATCATTGTACGCGTTTATGTGATACAGGGTGTGCAATTAAGGCCACATGATAAAAATTCCAAATCGGATGCATATGTGAGGTTGCACTTAGGCGGCAAGACGGTGGCCAATCGTGCACATTACGTGCCCAATGAGAGTAATCCGGTATTTGGAAAGTGTTTTCAATTGGACGCGGTGCTACCGAG agaCAATATGCTGGAGGTTTCTGTATTCGATCGCAATTTATTTACCGATGATTATATTGGTTCCACTTATATCGATTTGGAGGACCGCTGGCGTACAAAGCATCGCGCCGCCGTTGGCATTTCAAAGGAATATTCAAA AAATGGCTACAACAAATGGCGTAATATTGCCACTCCTTTCGAAATCCTCTCAGAGCTTTGTTCCCAGCGCGATTTACCGCCGCCGAAATTCCTCGAACAACGCATTGAAGTGGATGGCTTGAAGTTTAAGGACGAAACGAGACTTGCGTTGG ACGAGGAGTTACAGGAGCGTCTAAGCCTAACTGCTCTACATCATTTAGATCAGCTACCTTCCTTCGGCTACAAATTGGTACCAGAGCATGTAGAAACACGAACATTGTATCGACGCGATTGCCCAGGTATAGAGCAG GGTAAAATTCAACTATGGATTGAGCTATACGAGGGCAACTTAAATATACCACCACCGATTGATATCACACCGCATCCACCACAAACTTACGAATTACGCGTTGTCGTCTACGGTTGCGCTGACATAACGCTGGATGAGCgtaatatttttggcaaaaagatGAGCGATATCGGCGTGAAGGG TTGGTGCGCAGATAAGGAACAATCGCAGGCCACCGATATCCATTACCGTTCGTTCAACGGAGAGGCCACTTTTAATTGGCGCATGCTCTTCCCCATCAAGTACTCCGCCAATGAGGATATG ATGGTGATCAAAGTCAAAAGTGGCGTACTCAACGAATATGAAGTTAAGCATCCGCCCATTTTATACCTTCAAGTGTGGGACAATGATTTCATAACTAAGAATGAATTTCTCGGTATGCTCGAATTAAATTTGTCGAACTTTCCCGAACCCTGCACGAATCGTCGCTTCTGCACATTGACCAATGAATTTGGCGGTATTAAATTACCCGAACCACTGGCGCGTTTACATGCCATAGCACATCGTCGCCGTCCGCCGGTCAATTTGTTTGCGAAGAAACGCGTACGGGGCTGGTTTCCATTGCATGGACAAATCGATCAAATGTCCAAGGATAAGCGACTCAAGGAACAGATGCGATCGCAAACG gGTAAAATCGAAATCGAATTGGAAATTCTTACCGAGGCGGAAGCGGCTGCGAACCCTGTTGGTGTGGGTCGTAATCCCCCAAATGCTTTAGCAAATCCCTC GCGTCCCGACACCTCTTTCAATCCATTCACAAATCCTTTGAAAGCCCTCCAGAAAATTTTGCTCCCCGTGATTATTAAAGCTCTCATCATACTTGGCGTAAGCGCCATTGTGATTCTGATTCTTGTGCAATTCTTCTCAAATTTGCCCTATAAATTATTGGGTTTGCGTTGA